In the genome of Panthera leo isolate Ple1 chromosome F3, P.leo_Ple1_pat1.1, whole genome shotgun sequence, the window GGTGTGAGAGGGTCCATCCTTTTTCCCCCGTCCCTGGCCTCCCCCGGGGCCTGAACAGTTGCTTTGCATGCCTTACCTGTTCTGGGGACCACCCTAACGTCGCATTCTGTGACCAACCTTGCCATTGCTTGTCTAGACTGCCTGGCCCTCGGCCAGGACTGAGGTCTGCAGGTCCCGTGGATCCTACCATCTGCCGAGGGGCGGCGATagagggtggggggacagagatgCTGCCAGAGCAGGGTGAGAGGGGATGTCCAGTGCGAAGGACTCCAAATCCAGAGGGGACCTGAGAGAGGATCTGACCCATCCTCTGTATTGTGCAGTTGTGGCCCAGAGTGGGGACAGTGGCTTGTAgacaggactagaacccaggtctgcAGACTCCTGCTTTCCAGCATACTGATAGAAGGGAGCATCTGTTATGTGCTGTGGGCTCTGTGTCATGTAGCAGCCCTTTCCCCTGGTCCTCATCACTGTGGCCATTGTCCTTTCTGCTGGGTTTTGTCTCAGCCTTACACGCAGACTCCTCACCCCGTTAGTTCAGTGCCACAGAGCGTCCAGAGTGCTCTCTGTAACAGAGTTCACTGGGGCTCTGGCTCGTCCCTGACCTAGGACGACAGTCCTGATGTGTCACACTGGCTCGTGTGTCCCTGCAGCCTGGTCCTGTACTCACCCTTGTTGAGACCTCTGCACTGTTAGGCGGATAGAATCAGTTCTCAGGAATGTTCCATCTTCTTTCACCTTCAGGGCTTTGCACGCGCTCCTCCTGctgcctttccccctctgcctgccAACTTTTGTTTGTCTTCCGGAGCTCACCAAGGTCCTGAAGCTTCCCTAAACCCTGAAGTCAGCTTGGGTACCCCTCCTCTGGCACAGGCAGCGCTTTCACCACGATGGCCTGTGTTCTGCCATCCTCCCTTCGCCCCACACGTAGATTTCACGTGGGCTGGATCGCTCGATCCTGTTCCACTGTGTACCCCAACCCTTGGCCCGTGGTAGGTTTTCAGTCTGGTTAAATAAAGCCCTGTGTgtaggtgtgggggaggggtgagaagcACCCTCTTTACAGTCAGCACCATGAGGACCTGCTGGTCCGGAGCACTCCCTCCTCCCTTGTGCCCACTGCCCCCCAAACCCCACAGCTGCAGCCCACCCCCTGCCCGAGTTGGAAGTACGCAGCTCGGCACACCTCCCTGGGGGTCTCAGGGAGCCGTATCGGGGACTGGCAGGTTTGTGCCTATGGCTACCAATTCCTGGGGGGttccaggaggggagagggattgGCAGTGGTGTTGAGCGGGCTCTGTCCACCCCCATGATCACTCCTTCTAGACGGCCACGCTGACGTCAGGTGGTGAACAGCCAGACAAAGACGTGGAGAGCCACAGTGATGATGACAGCCAGGGGTCCAAGCCTCCAAAGATGTGAGACCTCATttcagtggtgggggggggttgcGGGAGGAGAGACCTTTGAACCTCCAGAGAAGGCACCAAGTCTCGTGCCTGACTGGGCTGCTTCGGGTGGAGCCGCGTTGTACTGATCTTTGCATCGCCGGCACCTAGAAAGTGCCAGGTCCCGAACAGGAAGTCAGTGTTGAAGGAATGCCTtagagggcaggagagggcaggCCTCTCCACGAGCTCTGTGTGTAATTCttgatccccccaccccacagtctGACCGATGAGATGCTGCTCCAAGCCTGTGAGGGGCGAACAGCACACAAGTGAGTAGCGTTCGGCTCCCCgggctccctgccttcctccctgtcgCAAGCCCACCCTAGAGGATGGTCTGCGCCACCCTGTACTCTTCCCACCCCAGGGGGAAGGGTTCCAGCTGCCCGCAGGCAGCTCCgcggcacctggggggctcagtcacttaagtgtccagctcttcatcgtggctcaggtcacgatctcacggttcatgagatcgagtctcacgtcgggctctgtgccaacagtgtggaacctcattctctctctgtccttcccctgctcacgtgcgcctcctctcaaaacaataaacgttggaaagagacagaggcaggtcCTCCCCTGCCAGTTCTGCACACAATCTCGGGACTAGGCCTGCTCCCCCATACCTCACTCCGACCCGGGCCTCCATGTGTTCCAGGGCTGCTCGTCTTGGGATCACGATGAAGGCTAAGCTCGCTCGGTTGGAGGCCCAAGAACAGGCCTTCCTGGCTCATCTCAAAGGCCAGGACCCCGGGACCTCTCAACTACAGTCTGAGAGCAAGCCccgcaaaaagaagaaaaagaaaagaaagcaggaaggggaggaagaggctaCGGCAACTGATGGGGATGCAGAAGAGGAGTGCCCAGAGGACCCAGGCCAGAGCACCAGGAGAAGCCAGAAGAAGAAAGGGCAACGGCGAGAAAAGGCGGTTGCGGATGAGACAGGGGGCACAGCTGTCGGAGGCGGGGACGGGGAGGCCACAGGAACGAGTGAGCTGGGAGAGTGGAAGAACGGGGAGCAAACGGATGAGCCCTTCGGGAAAAGGAAGAAGCGGCGGCACCGAGCAGAGAAGGTGGGGGTGTCGGGTGGAACAGGAGGCATTGGGCCGGAGCAGGCGGAGAGCGGGGCACACGCGGAGCCGGGCAGCAGACGCGAGCAGAGGCGGCGGCAGCAAGACTTGGGCGCAGAAGCCACGGCCCGGGCTGCCGAAGACAATGGGGCCCAGGAGGCAGCGAGCAGAAGGCACGGTGACGGTGACGGTGACAGGAaaagcaggagaaggaagaagaaaaggcagcggcccca includes:
- the GPATCH4 gene encoding G patch domain-containing protein 4; translated protein: MSVTPEIKSRGMKFAEEQLLKHGWTQGKGLGRKENGITQALRVTLKQDTHGVGHDPAKEFTDHWWNELFNKTAAGLVVETGQDGVRIRHLSKETTRRNRPKPNLLYQKFVKTATLTSGGEQPDKDVESHSDDDSQGSKPPKILTDEMLLQACEGRTAHKAARLGITMKAKLARLEAQEQAFLAHLKGQDPGTSQLQSESKPRKKKKKKRKQEGEEEATATDGDAEEECPEDPGQSTRRSQKKKGQRREKAVADETGGTAVGGGDGEATGTSELGEWKNGEQTDEPFGKRKKRRHRAEKVGVSGGTGGIGPEQAESGAHAEPGSRREQRRRQQDLGAEATARAAEDNGAQEAASRRHGDGDGDRKSRRRKKKRQRPQEEEDVGEGEGGRAGVSPDGRTRKEKQKKD